A genomic window from Streptomyces mirabilis includes:
- a CDS encoding bifunctional DNA primase/polymerase: protein MGFTIGSSRGMRESRPGTRRRGRSSECTAVAEFTGLWGWDVVPGARAAAGACSCGKAGCPTPGAHPLDFAPVLEAGATLDEVSETWGEFPGAAVMLPVGRAFDVIEVAEAAGRRALVRLERMGLPTGPVTATPDGRAHFLVAPGAAAELPELLYRMGWDDASLDLHGLGPGTYVTAPPSDRAGLGPVRWLRSPALDSATKPPQARLLLGTLAYVAHRSRA, encoded by the coding sequence ATGGGCTTCACGATCGGCAGCAGTCGGGGAATGCGCGAAAGCCGGCCCGGCACCCGCCGCCGCGGCCGCTCGTCGGAGTGCACCGCGGTGGCCGAGTTCACCGGGCTGTGGGGCTGGGACGTGGTCCCCGGCGCCCGGGCCGCCGCGGGCGCGTGCTCCTGCGGCAAGGCCGGCTGCCCCACGCCGGGGGCGCATCCGCTGGACTTTGCGCCCGTGCTCGAAGCGGGCGCCACGCTCGACGAGGTCTCCGAGACCTGGGGCGAGTTCCCGGGGGCCGCGGTGATGCTGCCGGTCGGCCGCGCGTTCGACGTCATCGAGGTCGCCGAGGCCGCCGGGCGCCGCGCGCTCGTCCGCCTCGAGCGGATGGGGCTGCCCACCGGGCCGGTCACCGCGACCCCGGACGGCCGCGCCCACTTCCTCGTCGCCCCCGGCGCCGCGGCCGAGCTCCCCGAGCTGCTCTACCGGATGGGCTGGGACGACGCCTCCCTCGACCTGCACGGCCTCGGCCCCGGTACGTACGTCACCGCCCCGCCCTCCGACCGCGCCGGCCTCGGTCCGGTCCGCTGGCTGCGCTCCCCCGCCCTGGACTCGGCGACGAAGCCGCCGCAGGCACGGTTGCTGCTGGGGACGCTGGCATACGTGGCGCACCGGTCGCGCGCGTAA
- a CDS encoding LLM class flavin-dependent oxidoreductase produces MPVTVVRFNLVDPAATPASLSARYKAAIEMAAYADDRGITTVQTEEHHGVANNWLPSPFAFAGAVFGATRHLAVTVSAVIGPLHDPLRLAEDIAVLDLLSGGRLVTVAGIGYRPEEYALFDVDWKRRGALQDELLETVLKAWTGEAFTYRDRTVRVTPRPFSEPHPLLLVGGSSRAAARRAARLGLPFFPSAHLPELEAYYKERLVEYGTEGWTMMPAAETPLLHIAEDPDRAWAEYGGHFLHEARTYASWQSGDIRSAVKSAATTVEELRAEGVYRILTPDQCVAQGLDNHVLHPLSGGMPIDEGWRSLHLFCEDVLPRLGD; encoded by the coding sequence ATGCCCGTAACCGTCGTGCGCTTCAACCTCGTCGACCCCGCCGCCACCCCCGCGTCGCTGAGCGCCCGCTACAAGGCGGCCATCGAGATGGCCGCCTACGCCGACGACCGCGGCATCACCACCGTGCAGACCGAGGAACACCACGGAGTCGCCAACAACTGGCTGCCCTCGCCGTTCGCCTTCGCGGGCGCGGTCTTCGGAGCGACCCGGCACCTCGCGGTCACCGTCTCCGCGGTCATCGGCCCGCTGCACGATCCACTGCGCCTCGCCGAGGACATCGCCGTGCTCGACCTGCTCAGCGGCGGCCGCCTGGTCACCGTCGCGGGCATCGGCTACCGGCCCGAGGAGTACGCCCTCTTCGACGTCGACTGGAAGCGGCGCGGGGCACTCCAGGACGAGCTCCTGGAGACGGTGCTGAAGGCGTGGACCGGCGAGGCGTTCACCTACCGGGACCGTACGGTACGGGTCACACCGCGCCCGTTCTCCGAGCCGCACCCGCTGCTGCTGGTCGGCGGCTCGTCCAGGGCCGCGGCCCGGCGCGCCGCCCGGCTCGGGCTCCCCTTCTTCCCCAGCGCGCACCTCCCCGAGCTGGAGGCGTACTACAAGGAGCGGCTCGTCGAGTACGGCACCGAGGGCTGGACCATGATGCCCGCCGCCGAGACCCCGCTGCTGCACATCGCCGAGGACCCGGACCGGGCGTGGGCCGAGTACGGCGGGCACTTCCTGCACGAGGCACGGACGTACGCCTCCTGGCAGTCCGGTGACATCCGCTCGGCGGTGAAGTCGGCTGCCACGACGGTCGAGGAACTGCGCGCGGAGGGCGTGTACCGGATCCTGACCCCCGACCAGTGCGTGGCGCAGGGTCTCGACAACCACGTGCTGCACCCGCTGTCCGGGGGGATGCCGATCGACGAGGGCTGGCGCAGCCTGCACCTGTTCTGCGAAGACGTACTGCCCCGGCTCGGGGATTGA
- a CDS encoding cytosine permease: protein MRTTADRSDGALGTSTHHVLETRGIEPVPDAERHAKTRALLPTWIAANITVLLLTMGAALAVSYGLNVWQALAVGLAAPVVSYGLVGLVGIAGKRGGAPGLTLSRAVFGQRGNLLPGSLIWIARWGWETINAVTGSYALLTVLNVLFGIRSNTFLIVATLLAFVVATFAISGLGISAVRTCSTWATWLFGGFSVLVLGHLVADTDWGRVFGQPAGPTALMITGVGLIAAGGISWAPSAPDFTRYLPRTASSAAIVRNSVAGACVVVLPLILMGAVMAVSTPDLATAADPVSFLGTILPLWIAVPYLLIALVGMLLINAMSMYSAGFTAQTLGIKVSRHRAVAVNAVISLVLGGVLMLVATSFMGSFIAFLSLLAVAFSAWVGVFGADMLRREAYDAGALLDTTRTSAYWYRGGFSPAAVAAWALGLGSGLLFSTSDWFTGPLASNNPVGEYGLGWVATVAVSFLLYAVLPKPAVAPVTQPAKGPATMAV, encoded by the coding sequence ATGAGGACCACCGCCGACCGCTCCGATGGCGCCCTCGGCACATCCACGCACCATGTTCTGGAAACCCGGGGCATCGAGCCCGTCCCCGACGCCGAGCGACACGCGAAGACCCGCGCACTGCTTCCCACCTGGATCGCCGCCAACATCACCGTCCTGCTGCTGACCATGGGCGCGGCCCTGGCCGTCTCCTACGGACTCAATGTCTGGCAGGCGCTGGCCGTCGGCCTCGCGGCGCCGGTCGTCTCGTACGGCCTGGTGGGTCTGGTCGGCATCGCGGGCAAGCGGGGCGGGGCTCCCGGCCTGACGCTGTCCCGCGCGGTCTTCGGCCAGCGCGGAAACCTCCTGCCGGGTTCACTGATCTGGATCGCCCGCTGGGGCTGGGAGACGATCAACGCGGTGACGGGCTCCTACGCCCTGCTCACCGTCCTGAACGTGCTCTTCGGCATCAGGAGCAATACGTTCCTGATCGTCGCGACGCTGCTGGCCTTCGTGGTCGCGACGTTCGCGATCTCGGGCCTCGGCATCAGTGCCGTCCGGACGTGCAGCACATGGGCGACGTGGCTCTTCGGCGGCTTCTCCGTGCTCGTCCTCGGGCACCTGGTCGCGGACACGGACTGGGGCAGGGTCTTCGGACAGCCCGCCGGCCCGACAGCCCTGATGATCACAGGGGTCGGACTGATCGCGGCGGGCGGCATCAGCTGGGCGCCGTCGGCGCCGGACTTCACGCGTTATCTGCCGCGTACGGCCTCGTCGGCGGCGATCGTGCGCAATTCGGTGGCCGGCGCCTGCGTCGTCGTACTCCCCCTGATCCTGATGGGAGCGGTGATGGCGGTCTCGACGCCGGACCTGGCCACGGCCGCCGACCCGGTCTCCTTCCTCGGCACGATCCTGCCGCTGTGGATCGCGGTGCCCTACCTGCTCATCGCTCTGGTCGGCATGCTGCTGATCAACGCGATGTCGATGTACTCGGCGGGCTTCACCGCGCAGACCCTCGGCATCAAGGTGTCGCGGCACCGGGCGGTCGCGGTCAACGCCGTGATCTCACTGGTCCTCGGCGGCGTCCTGATGCTGGTGGCGACCTCCTTCATGGGCTCGTTCATCGCGTTCCTGTCGCTGCTCGCGGTCGCGTTCTCGGCCTGGGTCGGCGTCTTCGGCGCGGACATGCTGCGCCGCGAGGCGTACGACGCCGGGGCCCTGCTCGACACCACGCGCACCAGCGCCTACTGGTACCGGGGCGGCTTCAGCCCGGCCGCGGTCGCCGCGTGGGCGCTCGGGCTCGGCTCGGGCCTGCTGTTCAGCACGTCCGACTGGTTCACCGGTCCGCTGGCGTCGAACAACCCCGTCGGCGAGTACGGCCTCGGCTGGGTGGCGACCGTCGCGGTCTCCTTCCTGCTGTACGCGGTGCTGCCGAAGCCCGCGGTGGCGCCTGTGACGCAACCCGCGAAAGGGCCCGCGACTATGGCTGTCTGA
- a CDS encoding P-II family nitrogen regulator, protein MKLITAVVKPHRLDEIKEALQAFGVHGLTVTEASGYGRQRGHTEVYRGAEYTVDLVPKIRIEVLAEDDDAEQLIDVVVKAARTGKIGDGKVWSIPVETAVRVRTGERGPDAL, encoded by the coding sequence ATGAAGCTCATCACCGCCGTCGTGAAGCCCCACCGGCTCGACGAGATCAAGGAGGCCCTGCAGGCCTTCGGGGTGCACGGTCTCACGGTCACGGAGGCCAGCGGCTACGGTCGGCAGCGGGGACACACCGAGGTCTACCGTGGTGCCGAGTACACCGTCGACCTGGTCCCCAAGATCCGCATCGAGGTGCTGGCCGAGGACGACGACGCCGAACAGCTGATCGATGTCGTCGTGAAGGCGGCCCGCACCGGCAAGATCGGTGACGGCAAGGTGTGGTCCATCCCGGTCGAGACGGCCGTCCGGGTCCGGACCGGCGAGCGCGGCCCGGACGCGCTCTAA
- a CDS encoding ammonium transporter produces MAPAITLAAEAPKLSAANTGFMLIASALVLIMTPGLAFFYGGMVRVKSTLNMLMMSFISMGIITILWVLYGFSLAFGTDKGSFIGWTSNWVGLSNIGLTELWPGYTIPIFVFMVFQLMFAIITPALISGALADRVKFTAWSLFIALWATVVYFPVAHWVWGTGGWAFDLGVIDFAGGTAVHINAGAAALGVILVIGKRVGFKKDPMRPHSLPLVMLGSGLLWFGWFGFNAGSWLGNDDGVGALMFVNTQIATAAAMLAWLIYEKIRHGAFTTLGAASGAVAGLVAITPSGGAVSPLGAIAVGAIAGVVCAMAVGLKYKFGYDDSLDVVGVHLVGGVIGSLLIGFFASGKGQSTVEGLFYGGGLTQFWKQCAGVFAVLGYSLVVSAILAFIIDKTMGMRVTEDEEIAGIDQAEHAETAYDFSGAGGGIVGGSVSALAGTESKKVDA; encoded by the coding sequence ATGGCACCAGCCATCACGCTAGCCGCAGAAGCTCCCAAGCTCTCGGCCGCCAATACCGGGTTCATGCTCATCGCTTCCGCCCTGGTGCTGATCATGACCCCCGGCCTCGCCTTCTTCTACGGAGGCATGGTCCGTGTCAAGAGCACCCTGAACATGCTGATGATGAGCTTCATCAGCATGGGGATCATCACGATCCTGTGGGTGCTGTACGGCTTCTCGCTCGCCTTCGGCACGGACAAGGGTTCGTTCATCGGTTGGACCTCGAACTGGGTCGGCCTCAGCAACATCGGCCTCACGGAGCTGTGGCCGGGCTACACCATCCCGATCTTCGTCTTCATGGTCTTCCAGCTGATGTTCGCCATCATCACGCCCGCGCTGATAAGCGGTGCGCTGGCGGACCGGGTGAAGTTCACGGCGTGGTCGCTGTTCATCGCGCTGTGGGCCACGGTCGTCTACTTCCCGGTCGCGCACTGGGTCTGGGGCACCGGCGGCTGGGCGTTCGACCTCGGCGTGATCGACTTCGCCGGTGGTACGGCGGTCCACATCAACGCGGGTGCCGCGGCCCTGGGCGTGATCCTGGTCATCGGCAAGCGTGTCGGCTTCAAGAAGGACCCGATGCGTCCGCACAGCCTTCCGCTGGTGATGCTCGGCTCCGGTCTGCTGTGGTTCGGCTGGTTCGGATTCAACGCCGGTTCGTGGCTCGGCAACGACGACGGTGTCGGCGCGCTGATGTTCGTCAACACGCAGATCGCCACCGCGGCCGCCATGCTGGCCTGGCTCATCTACGAGAAGATCCGCCACGGCGCGTTCACCACGCTGGGCGCCGCCTCCGGCGCGGTCGCCGGTCTGGTCGCCATCACCCCGTCCGGTGGCGCGGTCTCCCCGCTCGGCGCGATCGCCGTCGGCGCCATCGCCGGTGTCGTGTGCGCCATGGCCGTCGGCCTCAAGTACAAGTTCGGGTACGACGACTCCCTCGACGTGGTCGGCGTGCACCTCGTCGGCGGTGTCATCGGCTCCCTGCTGATCGGCTTCTTCGCCAGCGGCAAGGGCCAGTCCACCGTCGAGGGCCTCTTCTACGGCGGCGGTCTCACCCAGTTCTGGAAGCAGTGCGCCGGTGTCTTCGCCGTCCTCGGCTACTCCCTGGTCGTCTCCGCGATCCTCGCCTTCATCATCGACAAGACGATGGGCATGCGGGTCACCGAGGACGAGGAGATCGCAGGCATCGACCAGGCCGAGCACGCCGAGACCGCATACGACTTCAGTGGAGCGGGCGGCGGCATCGTCGGCGGCTCGGTTTCCGCCCTCGCGGGTACGGAGAGCAAGAAGGTGGACGCATGA
- a CDS encoding sugar porter family MFS transporter has protein sequence MTSTAQAPQPGARTAHPEHLGHVIFIAAAAAMGGFLFGYDSAVINGAVEAIRSRYDIGSATLAQVIAIALIGCAIGAATAGRIADRIGRIRCMQISAVLFTVSAVGSALPFALWDLAFWRIIGGFAIGMASVIGPAYIAEVSPAAYRGRLGSFQQAAIVVGIAISQLVNWGILNAAGGDQRGKLMGVEAWQVMLGVMVVPAVLYGLLSFAIPESPRFLISVGKEDRAREVLKEVEGDKIDLTARVAEIEHAMKSEHKSTFKDLLGGSFFFKPIVWVGIGLSVFQQFVGINVAFYYSSTLWQSVGVDPSQSFFYSFTTSIINIIGTVIAMIFVDRIGRRPLALIGSVGMAIGLALEAWAFSYDLVDGKLPATQGWVALIAAHVFVLFFALSWGVVVWVFLGEMFPNRIRAAALGVAASAQWIANWAITASFPSLADWNLSATYVIYTIFAALSIPFVLKYVKETKGKTLEEMG, from the coding sequence GTGACCAGCACCGCGCAGGCGCCCCAACCAGGAGCCAGGACGGCTCACCCCGAACATCTCGGGCATGTCATCTTCATCGCGGCGGCGGCCGCAATGGGCGGCTTCCTGTTCGGTTACGACAGCGCCGTGATCAACGGCGCCGTCGAGGCGATCCGAAGCCGCTACGACATCGGCTCGGCGACCCTGGCCCAGGTCATCGCCATCGCGCTGATCGGCTGCGCCATCGGCGCCGCGACCGCGGGCCGCATAGCCGACCGCATCGGCCGCATCCGATGCATGCAGATCTCCGCCGTCCTCTTCACGGTCAGCGCCGTCGGTTCCGCGCTGCCGTTCGCGCTGTGGGACCTCGCCTTCTGGCGCATCATCGGCGGATTCGCCATCGGTATGGCCTCCGTCATCGGCCCCGCCTACATCGCCGAGGTCTCCCCGGCCGCGTACCGCGGACGCCTGGGCTCCTTCCAGCAGGCCGCGATCGTCGTCGGCATCGCCATCTCGCAGCTGGTCAACTGGGGCATCCTGAACGCCGCCGGCGGCGACCAGCGCGGCAAGCTGATGGGCGTCGAGGCCTGGCAGGTCATGCTCGGTGTCATGGTCGTCCCGGCCGTCCTCTACGGTCTGCTCTCCTTCGCGATCCCCGAGTCGCCGCGCTTCCTGATCTCCGTGGGCAAGGAAGACCGCGCCCGTGAGGTGCTCAAGGAGGTCGAGGGCGACAAGATCGATCTGACGGCCCGCGTCGCCGAGATCGAGCACGCCATGAAGAGCGAGCACAAGTCGACCTTCAAGGACCTGCTCGGCGGCAGCTTCTTCTTCAAGCCGATCGTCTGGGTCGGCATCGGCCTCTCGGTCTTCCAGCAGTTCGTCGGCATCAACGTCGCGTTCTACTACTCCTCGACGCTGTGGCAGTCGGTCGGCGTCGACCCCTCGCAGTCGTTCTTCTACTCGTTCACGACGTCGATCATCAACATCATCGGCACCGTGATCGCCATGATCTTCGTCGACCGGATCGGCCGTCGGCCGCTCGCGCTCATCGGCTCCGTGGGCATGGCCATCGGTCTCGCGCTGGAGGCCTGGGCCTTCTCGTACGACCTCGTGGACGGCAAGCTGCCGGCGACGCAGGGCTGGGTCGCCCTCATCGCCGCGCATGTCTTCGTCCTCTTCTTCGCCCTGTCCTGGGGTGTCGTGGTCTGGGTCTTCCTCGGCGAGATGTTCCCGAACCGGATCCGCGCCGCCGCCCTCGGCGTCGCCGCCTCCGCGCAGTGGATCGCCAACTGGGCCATCACCGCGAGCTTCCCGTCGCTGGCCGACTGGAACCTCTCCGCGACCTACGTGATCTACACGATCTTCGCCGCGCTCTCCATCCCCTTCGTGCTCAAGTACGTCAAGGAGACCAAGGGCAAGACGCTGGAGGAAATGGGCTGA
- a CDS encoding [protein-PII] uridylyltransferase yields the protein MTSTEMRTEAEDSGPSGYAAARLRLLQEGAQSGPPRRAALADLTDEWLTGLFGAGADGLRGVSLVAVGGYGRGELSPRSDLDLLLLHDGADSGTVAALADRIWYPIWDLGLALDHSVRTPGEARKTAGGDLKVQLGLLDARHIAGDLGLTAGLRTAVLADWRNQAPKRLPELQELCAERAERQGELQYLLEPDLKEARGGLRDATALRAVAASWLADAPREGLADARRRLLDVRDALHLTTGRATDRLALQEQDQVAAELGLLDADTLLRQVYEAARVVSYASDVTWREVGRVLKSRAVRPRLRAMLGGGAKPAVERSPLAEGVVEMDGEVVLARAARPERDPVLPLRAAAAAAQAGLPLSLHAVRRMAAVARPLPTPWPAEAREQLVTLLGSGRPTIEVWEALEAEGLITRLLPDWERVRCRPQRNAVHIWTVDRHLIETAVRASELARRVGRPDLLLVSALLHDIGKGWPGDHSVAGEIIARDVAARIGFDRADVAVLATLVRHHLLLIDTATRRDLEDPATVRSVAEAVGSQSTLELLHALTEADALATGPAAWSSWRGSLVADLVKRVAAVLAGDAPEEPEAAAPTAEQERLAIEAFRTGGPVLALRAQTEPPTEEEPTGDPEPLGVELLIAVPDQPGVLPAVAGVLAMHRLTVRTAELRALDLPDGVEGSVLLLNWRVAAEYGSLPQAARLRADLVRSLDGSLDIAARLAERDAAYPRRRGTIAPPPRVTVASAASRHATVIEVRAHDAPGLLHRIGRALEDASVWVRSMHVSTLGANAVDAFYVTGPKGAPLPAEEAVSVARGLEEMLRG from the coding sequence GTGACGAGTACGGAGATGCGTACGGAAGCAGAGGACTCGGGACCCAGCGGCTATGCGGCGGCCCGGCTGCGCCTCCTCCAGGAGGGGGCGCAGTCCGGGCCGCCGCGCCGTGCCGCCCTCGCCGACCTCACGGACGAATGGCTGACGGGCCTGTTCGGCGCGGGTGCCGACGGACTGCGCGGCGTCTCGCTCGTCGCCGTCGGCGGCTACGGCCGCGGAGAACTCTCGCCACGCAGCGATCTCGACCTGCTGCTCCTGCACGACGGCGCCGACTCCGGCACGGTCGCCGCGCTCGCCGACCGCATCTGGTACCCCATCTGGGACCTGGGCCTGGCCCTCGACCACTCGGTGCGTACGCCCGGCGAGGCACGCAAGACCGCGGGCGGGGACCTCAAGGTGCAGCTCGGCCTGCTGGACGCCCGCCACATCGCGGGCGACCTCGGCCTCACCGCCGGATTGCGTACGGCCGTCCTCGCCGACTGGCGCAACCAGGCGCCGAAACGCCTCCCCGAACTCCAGGAGCTGTGCGCCGAGCGCGCCGAGCGTCAGGGCGAGCTGCAGTACCTCCTGGAACCGGACCTGAAGGAGGCTCGCGGCGGCCTGCGCGACGCCACCGCCCTGCGTGCCGTCGCCGCCTCCTGGCTCGCTGACGCGCCCCGTGAGGGCCTCGCGGACGCCCGTCGCAGGCTCCTGGACGTCCGCGACGCCCTCCACCTCACCACCGGCCGTGCCACCGACCGCCTCGCGCTCCAGGAGCAGGACCAGGTCGCCGCCGAACTCGGACTCCTGGACGCCGACACCCTGCTGCGCCAGGTGTACGAGGCCGCGCGCGTCGTGTCGTACGCCAGTGACGTCACCTGGCGCGAGGTGGGGCGCGTGCTCAAGTCGCGCGCTGTGCGGCCACGGCTGCGCGCCATGCTCGGCGGCGGTGCCAAGCCCGCCGTGGAGCGCTCACCGCTCGCCGAGGGTGTGGTCGAGATGGACGGCGAGGTGGTACTCGCCCGCGCCGCACGCCCCGAGCGCGACCCCGTACTCCCGCTGCGTGCCGCGGCCGCCGCCGCACAGGCCGGGCTTCCGCTCTCCCTGCACGCCGTACGGCGCATGGCCGCCGTCGCGCGCCCACTGCCCACGCCCTGGCCGGCCGAGGCCCGGGAACAGCTCGTCACGCTGCTCGGCTCGGGCCGCCCGACCATCGAGGTCTGGGAGGCACTGGAGGCCGAGGGCCTGATCACCCGGCTCCTGCCCGACTGGGAGCGGGTGCGCTGCCGCCCGCAGCGCAACGCCGTGCACATCTGGACCGTCGACCGCCACCTCATCGAGACGGCCGTCCGCGCCTCCGAGCTGGCCCGCCGTGTGGGCCGCCCCGACCTCCTCCTCGTCTCCGCCCTGCTGCACGACATCGGCAAGGGCTGGCCCGGCGACCACTCCGTGGCCGGCGAGATCATCGCCCGGGACGTGGCCGCCCGCATCGGCTTCGACCGCGCCGACGTGGCGGTGCTCGCCACCCTCGTACGCCATCACCTGCTGCTCATCGACACCGCGACCCGACGCGACCTGGAGGACCCGGCGACCGTCCGCTCGGTCGCCGAGGCCGTCGGATCGCAGAGCACCCTCGAACTGCTGCACGCCCTCACCGAGGCGGACGCGCTGGCCACCGGGCCCGCGGCCTGGTCCTCCTGGCGCGGATCCCTCGTCGCCGACCTGGTCAAACGGGTCGCCGCCGTGCTCGCCGGAGACGCCCCCGAGGAGCCCGAGGCCGCCGCGCCCACGGCCGAGCAGGAGCGGCTCGCCATCGAGGCGTTCCGCACCGGAGGCCCCGTACTGGCACTGCGCGCGCAGACCGAACCGCCCACCGAGGAGGAGCCCACCGGCGATCCCGAGCCCCTGGGCGTGGAACTGCTCATCGCCGTGCCCGACCAGCCCGGAGTGCTCCCCGCGGTCGCCGGTGTCCTCGCGATGCACCGCCTGACCGTGCGCACGGCCGAGCTGCGCGCCCTGGACCTGCCCGACGGCGTCGAGGGCTCGGTGCTGCTGCTCAACTGGCGGGTCGCCGCGGAGTACGGCTCCCTGCCGCAGGCCGCCCGACTGCGCGCCGACCTGGTGCGCTCCCTGGACGGCTCCCTGGACATCGCGGCCCGACTCGCCGAGCGCGACGCCGCCTATCCGCGCCGCCGGGGCACGATCGCGCCGCCGCCCCGGGTGACGGTCGCCTCCGCCGCCTCCCGCCACGCGACGGTCATCGAGGTCCGCGCCCACGACGCTCCCGGCCTGCTGCACCGCATCGGGCGGGCCCTGGAGGACGCGAGCGTATGGGTGCGTAGCATGCATGTCTCCACCCTCGGCGCCAACGCCGTGGACGCCTTCTACGTGACCGGCCCCAAGGGCGCGCCCCTGCCGGCGGAGGAGGCGGTTTCGGTGGCGCGTGGGCTGGAGGAGATGCTGCGGGGATGA
- the ftsY gene encoding signal recognition particle-docking protein FtsY yields METVILAVVIAVVVIGALGGLVIGSRRKKPLPPAPPTTPDITAPPAEPHIGDEAEIPHDEERRTIEEVDLPGGSAAPVVVEEPEPVFEAPAIEIPEPTAGRLVRLRARLSRSQNALGKGLLTLLSREHLDEDTWEEIEDTLLTADVGVQPTQELVERLRERVKVLGTRTPDELRTLLREELLQLLVPEFDRTVKTDSNLDTPGIVMVVGVNGTGKTTTTGKLARVLVADGKNVVLGAADTFRAAAADQLQTWGERVGARTVRGPEGGDPASIAFDAVKEGIEEGADVVLIDTAGRLHTKTGLMDELGKVKRVVEKHAPLDEVLLVLDATTGQNGLVQARVFAEVVDITGIVLTKLDGTAKGGIVIAVQRELGVPVKLVGLGEGADDLAPFEPEAFVDALIGE; encoded by the coding sequence ATGGAAACCGTCATCCTTGCTGTAGTCATCGCCGTGGTCGTGATCGGCGCACTCGGCGGGCTCGTCATCGGCAGTCGCCGCAAGAAGCCGCTGCCCCCGGCGCCCCCCACCACGCCCGACATCACCGCCCCTCCCGCCGAGCCGCACATCGGCGACGAGGCCGAGATCCCGCACGACGAAGAGCGCCGGACGATAGAGGAGGTGGATCTCCCGGGCGGCTCGGCCGCGCCGGTCGTCGTCGAGGAACCCGAACCCGTTTTCGAAGCTCCCGCGATCGAGATCCCGGAGCCGACCGCGGGGCGCCTGGTGCGGCTGCGCGCCCGCCTCTCGCGCTCGCAGAACGCGCTCGGCAAGGGGCTGCTCACGCTCCTCTCGCGCGAGCACCTCGACGAGGACACCTGGGAGGAGATCGAGGACACGCTGCTGACCGCCGACGTCGGCGTGCAGCCCACCCAGGAGCTGGTCGAGCGGCTGCGCGAGCGCGTGAAGGTGCTCGGTACGCGGACGCCCGACGAGCTGCGCACCCTGCTGCGCGAGGAGCTGCTGCAGCTTCTCGTCCCCGAGTTCGACCGTACGGTCAAGACCGACTCGAACCTGGACACCCCGGGCATCGTGATGGTCGTCGGTGTCAACGGCACCGGCAAGACCACCACCACCGGCAAGCTCGCCCGCGTCCTCGTCGCCGACGGCAAGAACGTGGTGCTCGGCGCCGCCGACACCTTCCGTGCCGCCGCCGCCGACCAGCTGCAGACCTGGGGCGAGCGCGTAGGTGCCCGTACCGTGCGGGGCCCCGAGGGCGGCGACCCCGCCTCGATCGCCTTCGACGCGGTCAAGGAGGGCATCGAGGAGGGTGCCGACGTCGTCCTCATCGACACGGCCGGACGACTTCACACCAAGACCGGGCTCATGGACGAGCTCGGCAAGGTCAAGCGTGTCGTCGAGAAGCACGCCCCGCTCGACGAGGTGCTGCTGGTCCTCGACGCCACGACCGGCCAGAACGGTCTGGTGCAGGCCCGCGTCTTCGCCGAGGTCGTCGACATCACCGGCATCGTGCTGACCAAGCTCGACGGCACCGCGAAGGGCGGCATCGTGATCGCGGTCCAGCGGGAGCTGGGGGTGCCGGTCAAGCTGGTGGGTCTGGGCGAGGGCGCGGACGATCTGGCGCCGTTCGAGCCGGAGGCGTTCGTTGACGCCCTTATCGGAGAGTGA